One Solirubrobacterales bacterium genomic window, CTCGACCCAGCCGGTCACATCCCCGCCGGCGATGTGAGGCAGCGGGATCTCCACTCCCGGCATTCCACGCCGGACGAAGATGTCGAGGTGGCTGACCCCGCAGGCCCCCACCTTCACGCAGATCTCGCCCGGACCCGGAACCGGCCGGCCGGTCGATTCGACCGTCATGCATTCGGGTCCGCCGTGCTCACGGATGACCGCTGCCGTCATCGTCGCCGTCATGAACTCTCCTCATTCCCGGGATTGATGGACGCACACAACCTATCATGAAAAAAAACCGACGTCACTTCTTGACAAATGATTCCCGGTCTGCGATGTTCTCTCCGTCCCCCGTGTTTCGGAATACGTTGGGACGAGAGGCAGGAGAGGAGCGGTAATGGAATCGAGGACCTCAGTCGAGGTGGGACTGGAACCGCCGGAGGGTGCCTTCGCACCTTTCGGGACGGTCCGGAACCCCCTGAGTGCCGGACGGTCGCGCCTGGATCGAAAGACCCGGGACCGACAGGACGACGCGATCGGGATCAGCGACTTCCATCGTGGTTGCGGGTCTCTGGCGGTGCCGCGATCGGCACATATGGGGCTCGTGACGATGCTGCTCTCCCGCCGCCGACAGCGGCACACCGCCGCATTACCGACAGGAGAGACGCATGACGTCCGCTGAACACGAGATCGACGAGGGCACCGCGAGTTACGGCACCTCGATCACCCAGACCGAACCGTACGGCACCGAGATCATCCCGCTCGGGGAACGCCACGGCCATCCCTCCCAGCAGTTCACGCTCTGGTTCGCGGCCAACATGGTTCTGGCCGTGCTGGTCTCCGGATTCTTCTCCTCCCTTTTCGGGCTTTCGGTCGTGCAGGGACTCACCGCAGTGGCGGTCGGTGCCGGACTGAGCGCCACCGTGATGGGACTCCTCGCCGGGATCGGCACCACCCTCGGTGTCCCCCAGCAGATCCAGGGTCGCGGGCCGATGGGGTACTTCGCCAACTTCGTGCCGATCACCCTGCTGACGATCGTCTCGGCGATCGGCTGGACCGCGGTCAACACCGTGTTCGCGGTGATCGCGATGCGGGAACTGGTCGGGATCCCGTTCTGGATGGGTGCGGCACTGATGTTCGCGGTTCAGGGCCTGTTCGCGATCTGGGGCTACAACCTGGTTCACCTGATGAACAAGATCGCCAGTGTCGTGCTCGCGATCCTGTTCGCGATCATCACCGTGCTCTCGCTGAGCGAGGCAACCTTCAGCGGCGGGGTCAACCCGGACGCCCCGATGTACATGGGTGCTGTCGCCGGCTGGGTGACCTTCATGGGGTTCTTCTTCGCCTACGTGATGACCTGGACCCCGTTCGCCTCCGACTTCTCCCGTTACCTGCCGGCGAAGACATCCGACACCGCGGTCCTCGTCTACACCGCCCTCGGGACCTTCGTCGCGATGATGTGGCTCGGTGGCATCGGGGTGCTGGTCTCAAGCTTCGCCGGAGACCTGGGACCGGTCGAGGCCGTGAACGAGCTGACCGGCGGCTTCGGCCCGGTCGCGATGTTCACCGTGGTCATCTCCACCCTGCCGGTCAGCGCGATGAACCTCTACGGCGGATCGCTCTCGGTCCTGACCATCAAGATTCCGGTCAGCCGGATCACCGCGGTCATCCTGGTGTCGCTCGCCGGGTTCTTCGCCACCCTGCTGATGCAGGAGGATCCGTACGGCAGCTTCTACAACTTCCTGAACGTGCTCGCCTACCTGGTGGTGCCGTTCAGCACCGTGCTGCTGGTCGACTACTACCTCAGGATGCGCCGCGACCCGACCGAGTCGGCGATCGCCCTTTTCGACACCAAGCTCAGAATCCAGTGGGGTTTCTTCGCGATGGTGGCCGGCTGGATCGCCTCCTTCCTGTTCTGGAACACCGATCTGGTCAGCGGACCGTTCGCCTCGGTGACCGAAACCACCGGCGACATCGGGTACTACATCGGCGCGGTCGTCGCCCTGATCGCCTACCTGATCCTGCTCCGGCTCCGGCCGCTGCCCGAGATCTTCGGCTGGACGGACGGCAAGAAGAAGACCCCCGAACCCGCAGCGGGAGAACCGTCACCGGAACCGGCGGGACAGCCCGCCGCGATAGAAGGAGACCCCTCATGAGCGGAGAGAGCTACAGCCTGGTCGTGATCGACATGCAGGACTGTTTCGCCGACCCGGAAAGCGACTGGTTCACGCCGCGCTACCGTGAGGCGGAAGCCAACATCACGAGGCTGTCAGCGCTCTCGACCGGTGACTCGACGGTGTGGACGCGGTTCGTCCGGGACCCGGACGAGCAGGGTTCGTGGTCGGCCTACTACGACCGCTGGAACGAACTGCGCCTCCCGCCGGAAGCCAAGGAGTGGGATCTGACCTCGGCTCCCGCCGAGGGAGATGACATTCTCGACCTGCCCACCTTCTCGAAATGGGGCCCGGACCTGGGCGAGCTCACGGCGGACGCCGACGGGCTCGTGGTTTGCGGCGTGGCGACCGACTGCTGTGTGCTCGGCACCGTCCTCGGGGCGGTCGACGCCGGCCGGCCGGTCACGGTGGTGAGCGACGCCTGTGCCGGGGTTACCGACACGGCCCACCAGCAGGCGCTTGACCTGATGGGGCTGCTGTCGCCGATGATCACCCTGACCGAGACGAAGGACTTCCTCGCCCAACGCGCCTGACCGGCGCATCTCCCGCGAACCACCGGCCCCGGCCTTCTCCACCGGGGCCGGTTCGCGTTGCGAAATCAGGCGTGCGGGGCGACCCCGCCGCTTACCCCGTAGACCTCGCCGGTGATGTAGCCGGCGCGATCCCCGAGCAGGAAACCGGTGAGGGCGGCGACGTCGTCCGGCTGCCCGATCCTTCCGACCAGGGAACGCCGTTCCGCGTAGGAGTCAAAGAACTCGTCCGGATAGATCTTGCGGAGGAAGTCGTTGTAGATCAGTCCGGGAGCGATCGCGTTGACCCGGATGCCGTGACGACCAACCTCGGCCGCGGTCACCCTCGTGAGGGCGATCACCCCGGCCTTCGCGGCCGAGTAGGCGGCCCCGTGCTCCTCGGAGGTCTCCCAGGCGGCGATCGAGGAGATGTTCACCACCGAACCGGAGCCGCCCTCGATCATCACCGGCAGCGCATTGCGAAGGCAGTTGAAGGTGCCGTTCAGGTCCACATCGAGGCAGCGCTTCCAGGTTTCCGGATCCATCTCGTGAACCGGTTCGATCTTGTTCCAGCCGGCGTTGTTGACCAGACCGTCGAGCCGACCGCGTTCCTCGACGATGCGACCGACTGCCGCCCCGACCGCGTCGAAGTCGGTCACGTCCAGCGGAATCGAAAGAAAACTGCGGCCGTGCTCCTCACCCAGCTCCGCCGCCAGTTCACCGCAGCGTCGTTCGTGGGCGTCGGTCACCACCACATCCCAGCCGTCACCGGCCAGTTCCCGGGCGACCGCCGCACCGATTCCGGCGCCGGCCGCTGCCGTGACCATCACCACCGGATTCTCGCTTCTGTTCATCGTCTGTCTCCTTCCTCCAGCCACCTGCGCAAGACATCCGTAACCGCAGCCGGATCCTCGTCGGTGACCAGATGCCCGACGGCGGGAAGCTCCTCGAAGCGTCCGTCGGGGATGTACTCGAGCATGATGTCTGCCGCCTTGCGAGGGCAGAACTGATCGTTTTCGCCACTCACCACCAGTACCGGACAGCGAAGCTCGGTGAGCCGGTCGTTCAGCGGCTGTTCGCTCATGCCGACCATCGCCCGGGCGGCGTTGACGTAGCCGCGCCGGTCGCCGATCGCCTCGAGACGTTCCTGCAGCACCGCTTCCTCGTCGGCCCCGGAACCGGCCAGCTGGCCCCTGGTGTCTTCGAGCAGGGCAGTTCGGATCGCCTGCTCGTCGCTGCCTTCGAAAAGTTCGATCCGGTCCCGGAAGAAACCGGCTGCGGCCCGTCCGACCACGGAGGATGTCGCCAGGGCGAGAACGTCGGTGACCAGATCCGGCCGCTCGGAGGCTGCCTGGAGCGCGATCGTGCCGCCGAGGGAGAAGCCGACGCAGGTCGCCGGGCCGAACTCCTCGAGGAAGGCGATCAGGTCACCGCCGAGCTGGGCGAGGGTGCCGTCCGGCTCGCCGACGGTGGTGCCGCCATGCCCCCGGACGTCGTAAGCCAGGGTGCGGTAACCGGGAAGATCCCGCTGCTGCCCGGCCCACATCCCGTGGTTCTGGGCGAGGCCGTGAATCAGCACCACCGGGCGGCCCTCGCCGGCCTCGCTGTAGGCGACCTCGATA contains:
- a CDS encoding cytosine permease — translated: MTSAEHEIDEGTASYGTSITQTEPYGTEIIPLGERHGHPSQQFTLWFAANMVLAVLVSGFFSSLFGLSVVQGLTAVAVGAGLSATVMGLLAGIGTTLGVPQQIQGRGPMGYFANFVPITLLTIVSAIGWTAVNTVFAVIAMRELVGIPFWMGAALMFAVQGLFAIWGYNLVHLMNKIASVVLAILFAIITVLSLSEATFSGGVNPDAPMYMGAVAGWVTFMGFFFAYVMTWTPFASDFSRYLPAKTSDTAVLVYTALGTFVAMMWLGGIGVLVSSFAGDLGPVEAVNELTGGFGPVAMFTVVISTLPVSAMNLYGGSLSVLTIKIPVSRITAVILVSLAGFFATLLMQEDPYGSFYNFLNVLAYLVVPFSTVLLVDYYLRMRRDPTESAIALFDTKLRIQWGFFAMVAGWIASFLFWNTDLVSGPFASVTETTGDIGYYIGAVVALIAYLILLRLRPLPEIFGWTDGKKKTPEPAAGEPSPEPAGQPAAIEGDPS
- a CDS encoding cysteine hydrolase encodes the protein MSGESYSLVVIDMQDCFADPESDWFTPRYREAEANITRLSALSTGDSTVWTRFVRDPDEQGSWSAYYDRWNELRLPPEAKEWDLTSAPAEGDDILDLPTFSKWGPDLGELTADADGLVVCGVATDCCVLGTVLGAVDAGRPVTVVSDACAGVTDTAHQQALDLMGLLSPMITLTETKDFLAQRA
- a CDS encoding SDR family oxidoreductase; amino-acid sequence: MNRSENPVVMVTAAAGAGIGAAVARELAGDGWDVVVTDAHERRCGELAAELGEEHGRSFLSIPLDVTDFDAVGAAVGRIVEERGRLDGLVNNAGWNKIEPVHEMDPETWKRCLDVDLNGTFNCLRNALPVMIEGGSGSVVNISSIAAWETSEEHGAAYSAAKAGVIALTRVTAAEVGRHGIRVNAIAPGLIYNDFLRKIYPDEFFDSYAERRSLVGRIGQPDDVAALTGFLLGDRAGYITGEVYGVSGGVAPHA
- a CDS encoding alpha/beta hydrolase, giving the protein MALLLTAADRKTRRATRMNDPDQGAELKRVRLRDIEVAYSEAGEGRPVVLIHGLAQNHGMWAGQQRDLPGYRTLAYDVRGHGGTTVGEPDGTLAQLGGDLIAFLEEFGPATCVGFSLGGTIALQAASERPDLVTDVLALATSSVVGRAAAGFFRDRIELFEGSDEQAIRTALLEDTRGQLAGSGADEEAVLQERLEAIGDRRGYVNAARAMVGMSEQPLNDRLTELRCPVLVVSGENDQFCPRKAADIMLEYIPDGRFEELPAVGHLVTDEDPAAVTDVLRRWLEEGDRR